A single region of the Mustela lutreola isolate mMusLut2 chromosome 2, mMusLut2.pri, whole genome shotgun sequence genome encodes:
- the ZBTB21 gene encoding zinc finger and BTB domain-containing protein 21 isoform X1 — translation MWAPAMEGLLHYINPAHAISLLSALNEERLKGQLCDVLLIVGDQKFRAHKNVLAASSEYFQTLFTSKDSESQTVFQLDFCEPDAFDNVLNYIYSSSLFVEKSSLAAVQELGYSLGISFLTNIVSRTPQAPFPTCPNRKKVFLEDDESSSQKRSVIVCQSRNEAQGKTGSQNQPDLSHTARPSPSTTIKTGPGKPHVPKPAEPLPGSPLAEKGWPRDGSVGFAKAAERAGPLEDPGRGGLGTRSAPLSSRPPQDREAADDKLPKGKAIELALKRPRPPVLSLGSTSETPYVLKEAHKGGGPGEDRNLLYYSQLGLALPSGGAGPGKPGIDRSGPLVKSLLRRSLSMDSQVPVYSPAIELKSSQGPSSGAGEVPGSVFCALSQKSSLKECGEKAAVDERSPAPPPHRLRSFSASQSTDREGEPAVTEVRIKTEPRSPLSDPSDIIRVTVGDPAAATARDLSLKTEDDQKDMSRLPAKRRFQADRRLPLKKVKEAEHGSPVSEDSFEEGSSPPLADAEFPDSDLNKDEFGELEGTRPNKKFKCKHCLKIFRSTAGLHRHVNMYHNPEKPYACDICHKRFHTNFKVWTHCQTQHGIVKNPSPASSSHAVLDEKFQRKLIDIVREREIKKALIIKLRRGKPGFQGQSSSQAQAIKRNLRSRAKGAYVCSYCGKAYRFLSQFKQHIKMHPGEKPVGVGRAAKPREHVSLERPVENKEVYQCRLCNAKLSSLLEQGNHERVCRNATVCSYCSLRFFSPELKQEHEGRCEYKKLTCLECMRTFKSSFSIWRHQVEVHNQNTMAPAENFSLPVLEHNGDATSAARPPAQPEPHRANHAVTAKDDNTFSDCSEQVNFDSEDSSCLPEDLSLSKQLKIHVKEEPAEEAEEEAPEARAAPKDAGSSKDASLWPCEKCGKTFTAHKQLERHQELLCSVKPFICHVCNKAFRTNFRLWSHFQSHMSQATEDSAHKDSEACPVPTNSPSPPPLPPPPPLPKIQPLEPDSPTGVAENPAPAAEKLFVPQESDTLFYHAPPLSAITFKRQFMCKLCHRTFKTAFSLWSHEQSHN, via the exons AT GTGGGCGCCCGCGATGGAGGGGCTGCTGCACTACATCAACCCGGCCCACGCCATCTCCCTGCTGAGTGCCCTCAACGAGGAGCGCCTCAAGGGGCAGCTGTGCGACGTGCTCCTGATCGTGGGCGACCAGAAGTTCCGAGCGCACAAAAACGTCCTGGCCGCCAGCAGCGAGTACTTCCAGACGTTATTCACCAGCAAGGACAGCGAGTCCCAGACCGTCTTCCAGCTGGACTTCTGCGAGCCGGACGCTTTCGATAACGTCCTGAACTACATTTACTCCTCGTCCCTGTTCGTCGAGAAGAGCAGTCTGGCGGCCGTGCAGGAGCTCGGCTACAGCCTCGGGATTTCCTTCCTGACCAACATCGTCTCCAGAACCCCTCAGGCCCCCTTTCCGACGTGTCCCAACAGGAAGAAAGTATTCCTCGAGGACGATGAAAGCAGTTCTCAGAAGAGAAGCGTCATCGTCTGCCAGAGTCGAAACGAAGCCCAGGGCAAAACTGGGAGTCAGAACCAGCCCGACCTAAGCCACACGGCCCGGCCCTCCCCGAGCACCACCATCAAGACTGGCCCCGGTAAGCCCCACGTCCCCAAACCGGCCGAGCCGCTGCCCGGCTCGCCGCTGGCCGAGAAGGGCTGGCCGAGAGACGGCTCTGTGGGCTTCGCGAAGGCGGCGGAGCGCGCGGGGCCTCTGGAGGACCCCGGCAGAGGCGGGCTGGGGACGCGGAGCGCGCCGCTGTCTTCCAGGCCCCCGCAGGACAGGGAGGCCGCGGACGATAAACTCCCCAAAGGCAAAGCCATCGAGCTGGCTCTGAAGAGACCGCGGCCGCCGGTGTTGTCCCTCGGAAGCACGTCGGAGACCCCGTACGTGCTGAAGGAGGCGCACAAAGGAGGAGGTCCGGGCGAGGACAGGAACCTGCTCTACTACTCCCAGCTGGGGCTGGCGCTCCCGTCCGGCGGCGCAGGGCCCGGGAAGCCCGGCATCGACAGGAGCGGCCCGCTCGTCAAGAGTCTGCTCAGACGCTCGTTGTCCATGGACAGCCAGGTGCCCGTCTACTCGCCCGCCATAGAGCTCAAGTCTTCCCAGGGGCCCTCTTCTGGGGCGGGCGAGGTGCCGGGGAGTGTGTTCTGTGCCCTGTCTCAGAAGTCGTCTCTGAAGGAGTGCGGGGAGAAGGCGGCCGTCGACGAGCGGagccccgcgcccccgccgcaCCGCCTCAGGTCCTTCAGCGCCTCGCAGTCCACGGACAGGGAGGGCGAGCCGGCCGTGACCGAGGTCCGCATCAAGACAGAGCCCCGCAGCCCGCTGTCCGACCCCTCTGACATCATCCGCGTCACCGTGGGAGACCCGGCCGCTGCCACCGCCAGGGACCTCTCCCTGAAAACCGAAGACGACCAGAAGGACATGAGCAGGCTCCCGGCAAAAAGAAGGTTCCAGGCAGACCGGAGGCTGCCGCTGAAGAAGGTTAAAGAGGCCGAGCACGGGTCTCCGGTGTCCGAAGACAGCTTCGAGGAGGGCTCCAGCCCCCCCCTCGCCGATGCAGAGTTTCCAGATTCTGACTTGAACAAGGATGAATTCGGTGAGTTGGAGGGAACAAGACCCAACAAAAAATTTAAGTGCAAACATTGCCTTAAGATCTTTAGATCGACGGCGGGTCTTCACCGGCACGTTAACATGTACCATAACCCAGAGAAGCCCTACGCTTGCGACATCTGTCACAAGCGGTTTCACACCAACTTCAAAGTGTGGACACACTGTCAGACCCAGCACGGCATAGTGAAGAACCCGTCACCGGCCTCTAGTTCACATGCCGTTTTGGATGAGAAATTCCAAAGGAAGCTGATTGACATagtgcgagagagagagattaagaagGCCCTGATCATTAAGCTGAGGCGCGGCAAGCCTGGCTTTCAGGGCCAGAGTAGCTCCCAGGCCCAGGCCATCAAGAGGAACCTGCGGTCGCGAGCCAAAGGAGCGTACGTCTGTTCGTACTGCGGAAAAGCCTACCGCTTCCTCTCACAGTTCAAGCAGCACATAAAAATGCACCCGGGAGAGAAGCCCGTTGGCGTCGGTAGGGCCGCCAAGCCCAGAGAGCACGTCTCTCTTGAGAGGCCGGTAGAGAACAAGGAGGTTTACCAGTGCCGCCTCTGTAATGCTAAGCTCTCTTCTCTTCTAGAGCAAGGAAACCACGAGCGCGTGTGCAGGAACGCCACCGTTTGCTCCTACTGCAGCCTTCGGTTTTTCTCGCCCGAGCTGAAGCAGGAGCACGAGGGCAGGTGTGAGTACAAGAAGCTGACGTGCCTCGAGTGCATGCGCACCTTCAAGTCCTCCTTCAGCATCTGGCGGCACCAGGTCGAGGTCCATAACCAGAACACCATGGCGCCGGCCGAGAACTTCTCCTTACCCGTCCTGGAGCACAACGGGGATGCGACGTCCGCCGCCAGGCCCCCGGCGCAGCCCGAGCCCCACAGGGCCAACCACGCGGTCACTGCCAAAGACGACAACACCTTCAGCGACTGCTCGGAGCAGGTGAACTTCGACTCGGAGGACTCCTCCTGTCTGCCCGAAGACCTCAGCCTCTCCAAGCAGCTCAAGATCCACGTCAAGGAGGAGCCCGCCGAGGAGGCCGAGGAGGAGGCCCCCGAGGCCCGCGCCGCCCCCAAGGACGCCGGCTCCAGCAAGGACGCCAGCCTGTGGCCCTGCGAGAAGTGCGGCAAGACGTTCACGGCGCACAAGCAGCTGGAGCGGCACCAGGAGCTGCTGTGCTCCGTGAAGCCCTTCATCTGCCACGTGTGCAACAAAGCCTTCCGCACCAACTTCCGGCTCTGGAGCCACTTCCAGTCGCACATGTCTCAGGCCACGGAGGACTCGGCGCATAAGGACTCGGAGGCCTGCCCCGTGCCCACAAACTCTCCGTCCCCGCCCCCGCTGCCCCCGCCTCCGCCGCTGCCCAAGATCCAGCCCCTGGAGCCCGACAGCCCCACGGGAGTGGCCGAAAACCCAGCGCCCGCTGCGGAGAAACTGTTTGTGCCCCAGGAGTCCGACACGCTCTTCTACCACGCGCCCCCCCTTTCTGCGATCACCTTTAAGAGACAGTTCATGTGTAAACTGTGCCACAGGACATTCAAGACGGCTTTCAGCCTCTGGAGTCACGAACAAAGCCACAACTGA
- the ZBTB21 gene encoding zinc finger and BTB domain-containing protein 21 isoform X2 produces the protein MEGLLHYINPAHAISLLSALNEERLKGQLCDVLLIVGDQKFRAHKNVLAASSEYFQTLFTSKDSESQTVFQLDFCEPDAFDNVLNYIYSSSLFVEKSSLAAVQELGYSLGISFLTNIVSRTPQAPFPTCPNRKKVFLEDDESSSQKRSVIVCQSRNEAQGKTGSQNQPDLSHTARPSPSTTIKTGPGKPHVPKPAEPLPGSPLAEKGWPRDGSVGFAKAAERAGPLEDPGRGGLGTRSAPLSSRPPQDREAADDKLPKGKAIELALKRPRPPVLSLGSTSETPYVLKEAHKGGGPGEDRNLLYYSQLGLALPSGGAGPGKPGIDRSGPLVKSLLRRSLSMDSQVPVYSPAIELKSSQGPSSGAGEVPGSVFCALSQKSSLKECGEKAAVDERSPAPPPHRLRSFSASQSTDREGEPAVTEVRIKTEPRSPLSDPSDIIRVTVGDPAAATARDLSLKTEDDQKDMSRLPAKRRFQADRRLPLKKVKEAEHGSPVSEDSFEEGSSPPLADAEFPDSDLNKDEFGELEGTRPNKKFKCKHCLKIFRSTAGLHRHVNMYHNPEKPYACDICHKRFHTNFKVWTHCQTQHGIVKNPSPASSSHAVLDEKFQRKLIDIVREREIKKALIIKLRRGKPGFQGQSSSQAQAIKRNLRSRAKGAYVCSYCGKAYRFLSQFKQHIKMHPGEKPVGVGRAAKPREHVSLERPVENKEVYQCRLCNAKLSSLLEQGNHERVCRNATVCSYCSLRFFSPELKQEHEGRCEYKKLTCLECMRTFKSSFSIWRHQVEVHNQNTMAPAENFSLPVLEHNGDATSAARPPAQPEPHRANHAVTAKDDNTFSDCSEQVNFDSEDSSCLPEDLSLSKQLKIHVKEEPAEEAEEEAPEARAAPKDAGSSKDASLWPCEKCGKTFTAHKQLERHQELLCSVKPFICHVCNKAFRTNFRLWSHFQSHMSQATEDSAHKDSEACPVPTNSPSPPPLPPPPPLPKIQPLEPDSPTGVAENPAPAAEKLFVPQESDTLFYHAPPLSAITFKRQFMCKLCHRTFKTAFSLWSHEQSHN, from the coding sequence ATGGAGGGGCTGCTGCACTACATCAACCCGGCCCACGCCATCTCCCTGCTGAGTGCCCTCAACGAGGAGCGCCTCAAGGGGCAGCTGTGCGACGTGCTCCTGATCGTGGGCGACCAGAAGTTCCGAGCGCACAAAAACGTCCTGGCCGCCAGCAGCGAGTACTTCCAGACGTTATTCACCAGCAAGGACAGCGAGTCCCAGACCGTCTTCCAGCTGGACTTCTGCGAGCCGGACGCTTTCGATAACGTCCTGAACTACATTTACTCCTCGTCCCTGTTCGTCGAGAAGAGCAGTCTGGCGGCCGTGCAGGAGCTCGGCTACAGCCTCGGGATTTCCTTCCTGACCAACATCGTCTCCAGAACCCCTCAGGCCCCCTTTCCGACGTGTCCCAACAGGAAGAAAGTATTCCTCGAGGACGATGAAAGCAGTTCTCAGAAGAGAAGCGTCATCGTCTGCCAGAGTCGAAACGAAGCCCAGGGCAAAACTGGGAGTCAGAACCAGCCCGACCTAAGCCACACGGCCCGGCCCTCCCCGAGCACCACCATCAAGACTGGCCCCGGTAAGCCCCACGTCCCCAAACCGGCCGAGCCGCTGCCCGGCTCGCCGCTGGCCGAGAAGGGCTGGCCGAGAGACGGCTCTGTGGGCTTCGCGAAGGCGGCGGAGCGCGCGGGGCCTCTGGAGGACCCCGGCAGAGGCGGGCTGGGGACGCGGAGCGCGCCGCTGTCTTCCAGGCCCCCGCAGGACAGGGAGGCCGCGGACGATAAACTCCCCAAAGGCAAAGCCATCGAGCTGGCTCTGAAGAGACCGCGGCCGCCGGTGTTGTCCCTCGGAAGCACGTCGGAGACCCCGTACGTGCTGAAGGAGGCGCACAAAGGAGGAGGTCCGGGCGAGGACAGGAACCTGCTCTACTACTCCCAGCTGGGGCTGGCGCTCCCGTCCGGCGGCGCAGGGCCCGGGAAGCCCGGCATCGACAGGAGCGGCCCGCTCGTCAAGAGTCTGCTCAGACGCTCGTTGTCCATGGACAGCCAGGTGCCCGTCTACTCGCCCGCCATAGAGCTCAAGTCTTCCCAGGGGCCCTCTTCTGGGGCGGGCGAGGTGCCGGGGAGTGTGTTCTGTGCCCTGTCTCAGAAGTCGTCTCTGAAGGAGTGCGGGGAGAAGGCGGCCGTCGACGAGCGGagccccgcgcccccgccgcaCCGCCTCAGGTCCTTCAGCGCCTCGCAGTCCACGGACAGGGAGGGCGAGCCGGCCGTGACCGAGGTCCGCATCAAGACAGAGCCCCGCAGCCCGCTGTCCGACCCCTCTGACATCATCCGCGTCACCGTGGGAGACCCGGCCGCTGCCACCGCCAGGGACCTCTCCCTGAAAACCGAAGACGACCAGAAGGACATGAGCAGGCTCCCGGCAAAAAGAAGGTTCCAGGCAGACCGGAGGCTGCCGCTGAAGAAGGTTAAAGAGGCCGAGCACGGGTCTCCGGTGTCCGAAGACAGCTTCGAGGAGGGCTCCAGCCCCCCCCTCGCCGATGCAGAGTTTCCAGATTCTGACTTGAACAAGGATGAATTCGGTGAGTTGGAGGGAACAAGACCCAACAAAAAATTTAAGTGCAAACATTGCCTTAAGATCTTTAGATCGACGGCGGGTCTTCACCGGCACGTTAACATGTACCATAACCCAGAGAAGCCCTACGCTTGCGACATCTGTCACAAGCGGTTTCACACCAACTTCAAAGTGTGGACACACTGTCAGACCCAGCACGGCATAGTGAAGAACCCGTCACCGGCCTCTAGTTCACATGCCGTTTTGGATGAGAAATTCCAAAGGAAGCTGATTGACATagtgcgagagagagagattaagaagGCCCTGATCATTAAGCTGAGGCGCGGCAAGCCTGGCTTTCAGGGCCAGAGTAGCTCCCAGGCCCAGGCCATCAAGAGGAACCTGCGGTCGCGAGCCAAAGGAGCGTACGTCTGTTCGTACTGCGGAAAAGCCTACCGCTTCCTCTCACAGTTCAAGCAGCACATAAAAATGCACCCGGGAGAGAAGCCCGTTGGCGTCGGTAGGGCCGCCAAGCCCAGAGAGCACGTCTCTCTTGAGAGGCCGGTAGAGAACAAGGAGGTTTACCAGTGCCGCCTCTGTAATGCTAAGCTCTCTTCTCTTCTAGAGCAAGGAAACCACGAGCGCGTGTGCAGGAACGCCACCGTTTGCTCCTACTGCAGCCTTCGGTTTTTCTCGCCCGAGCTGAAGCAGGAGCACGAGGGCAGGTGTGAGTACAAGAAGCTGACGTGCCTCGAGTGCATGCGCACCTTCAAGTCCTCCTTCAGCATCTGGCGGCACCAGGTCGAGGTCCATAACCAGAACACCATGGCGCCGGCCGAGAACTTCTCCTTACCCGTCCTGGAGCACAACGGGGATGCGACGTCCGCCGCCAGGCCCCCGGCGCAGCCCGAGCCCCACAGGGCCAACCACGCGGTCACTGCCAAAGACGACAACACCTTCAGCGACTGCTCGGAGCAGGTGAACTTCGACTCGGAGGACTCCTCCTGTCTGCCCGAAGACCTCAGCCTCTCCAAGCAGCTCAAGATCCACGTCAAGGAGGAGCCCGCCGAGGAGGCCGAGGAGGAGGCCCCCGAGGCCCGCGCCGCCCCCAAGGACGCCGGCTCCAGCAAGGACGCCAGCCTGTGGCCCTGCGAGAAGTGCGGCAAGACGTTCACGGCGCACAAGCAGCTGGAGCGGCACCAGGAGCTGCTGTGCTCCGTGAAGCCCTTCATCTGCCACGTGTGCAACAAAGCCTTCCGCACCAACTTCCGGCTCTGGAGCCACTTCCAGTCGCACATGTCTCAGGCCACGGAGGACTCGGCGCATAAGGACTCGGAGGCCTGCCCCGTGCCCACAAACTCTCCGTCCCCGCCCCCGCTGCCCCCGCCTCCGCCGCTGCCCAAGATCCAGCCCCTGGAGCCCGACAGCCCCACGGGAGTGGCCGAAAACCCAGCGCCCGCTGCGGAGAAACTGTTTGTGCCCCAGGAGTCCGACACGCTCTTCTACCACGCGCCCCCCCTTTCTGCGATCACCTTTAAGAGACAGTTCATGTGTAAACTGTGCCACAGGACATTCAAGACGGCTTTCAGCCTCTGGAGTCACGAACAAAGCCACAACTGA
- the ZBTB21 gene encoding zinc finger and BTB domain-containing protein 21 isoform X3, translating into MWAPAMEGLLHYINPAHAISLLSALNEERLKGQLCDVLLIVGDQKFRAHKNVLAASSEYFQTLFTSKDSESQTVFQLDFCEPDAFDNVLNYIYSSSLFVEKSSLAAVQELGYSLGISFLTNIVSRTPQAPFPTCPNRKKVFLEDDESSSQKRSVIVCQSRNEAQGKTGSQNQPDLSHTARPSPSTTIKTGPGKPHVPKPAEPLPGSPLAEKGWPRDGSVGFAKAAERAGPLEDPGRGGLGTRSAPLSSRPPQDREAADDKLPKGKAIELALKRPRPPVLSLGSTSETPYVLKEAHKGGGPGEDRNLLYYSQLGLALPSGGAGPGKPGIDRSGPLVKSLLRRSLSMDSQVPVYSPAIELKSSQGPSSGAGEVPGSVFCALSQKSSLKECGEKAAVDERSPAPPPHRLRSFSASQSTDREGEPAVTEVRIKTEPRSPLSDPSDIIRVTVGDPAAATARDLSLKTEDDQKDMSRLPAKRRFQADRRLPLKKVKEAEHGSPVSEDSFEEGSSPPLADAEFPDSDLNKDEFEQGNHERVCRNATVCSYCSLRFFSPELKQEHEGRCEYKKLTCLECMRTFKSSFSIWRHQVEVHNQNTMAPAENFSLPVLEHNGDATSAARPPAQPEPHRANHAVTAKDDNTFSDCSEQVNFDSEDSSCLPEDLSLSKQLKIHVKEEPAEEAEEEAPEARAAPKDAGSSKDASLWPCEKCGKTFTAHKQLERHQELLCSVKPFICHVCNKAFRTNFRLWSHFQSHMSQATEDSAHKDSEACPVPTNSPSPPPLPPPPPLPKIQPLEPDSPTGVAENPAPAAEKLFVPQESDTLFYHAPPLSAITFKRQFMCKLCHRTFKTAFSLWSHEQSHN; encoded by the exons AT GTGGGCGCCCGCGATGGAGGGGCTGCTGCACTACATCAACCCGGCCCACGCCATCTCCCTGCTGAGTGCCCTCAACGAGGAGCGCCTCAAGGGGCAGCTGTGCGACGTGCTCCTGATCGTGGGCGACCAGAAGTTCCGAGCGCACAAAAACGTCCTGGCCGCCAGCAGCGAGTACTTCCAGACGTTATTCACCAGCAAGGACAGCGAGTCCCAGACCGTCTTCCAGCTGGACTTCTGCGAGCCGGACGCTTTCGATAACGTCCTGAACTACATTTACTCCTCGTCCCTGTTCGTCGAGAAGAGCAGTCTGGCGGCCGTGCAGGAGCTCGGCTACAGCCTCGGGATTTCCTTCCTGACCAACATCGTCTCCAGAACCCCTCAGGCCCCCTTTCCGACGTGTCCCAACAGGAAGAAAGTATTCCTCGAGGACGATGAAAGCAGTTCTCAGAAGAGAAGCGTCATCGTCTGCCAGAGTCGAAACGAAGCCCAGGGCAAAACTGGGAGTCAGAACCAGCCCGACCTAAGCCACACGGCCCGGCCCTCCCCGAGCACCACCATCAAGACTGGCCCCGGTAAGCCCCACGTCCCCAAACCGGCCGAGCCGCTGCCCGGCTCGCCGCTGGCCGAGAAGGGCTGGCCGAGAGACGGCTCTGTGGGCTTCGCGAAGGCGGCGGAGCGCGCGGGGCCTCTGGAGGACCCCGGCAGAGGCGGGCTGGGGACGCGGAGCGCGCCGCTGTCTTCCAGGCCCCCGCAGGACAGGGAGGCCGCGGACGATAAACTCCCCAAAGGCAAAGCCATCGAGCTGGCTCTGAAGAGACCGCGGCCGCCGGTGTTGTCCCTCGGAAGCACGTCGGAGACCCCGTACGTGCTGAAGGAGGCGCACAAAGGAGGAGGTCCGGGCGAGGACAGGAACCTGCTCTACTACTCCCAGCTGGGGCTGGCGCTCCCGTCCGGCGGCGCAGGGCCCGGGAAGCCCGGCATCGACAGGAGCGGCCCGCTCGTCAAGAGTCTGCTCAGACGCTCGTTGTCCATGGACAGCCAGGTGCCCGTCTACTCGCCCGCCATAGAGCTCAAGTCTTCCCAGGGGCCCTCTTCTGGGGCGGGCGAGGTGCCGGGGAGTGTGTTCTGTGCCCTGTCTCAGAAGTCGTCTCTGAAGGAGTGCGGGGAGAAGGCGGCCGTCGACGAGCGGagccccgcgcccccgccgcaCCGCCTCAGGTCCTTCAGCGCCTCGCAGTCCACGGACAGGGAGGGCGAGCCGGCCGTGACCGAGGTCCGCATCAAGACAGAGCCCCGCAGCCCGCTGTCCGACCCCTCTGACATCATCCGCGTCACCGTGGGAGACCCGGCCGCTGCCACCGCCAGGGACCTCTCCCTGAAAACCGAAGACGACCAGAAGGACATGAGCAGGCTCCCGGCAAAAAGAAGGTTCCAGGCAGACCGGAGGCTGCCGCTGAAGAAGGTTAAAGAGGCCGAGCACGGGTCTCCGGTGTCCGAAGACAGCTTCGAGGAGGGCTCCAGCCCCCCCCTCGCCGATGCAGAGTTTCCAGATTCTGACTTGAACAAGGATGAATTCG AGCAAGGAAACCACGAGCGCGTGTGCAGGAACGCCACCGTTTGCTCCTACTGCAGCCTTCGGTTTTTCTCGCCCGAGCTGAAGCAGGAGCACGAGGGCAGGTGTGAGTACAAGAAGCTGACGTGCCTCGAGTGCATGCGCACCTTCAAGTCCTCCTTCAGCATCTGGCGGCACCAGGTCGAGGTCCATAACCAGAACACCATGGCGCCGGCCGAGAACTTCTCCTTACCCGTCCTGGAGCACAACGGGGATGCGACGTCCGCCGCCAGGCCCCCGGCGCAGCCCGAGCCCCACAGGGCCAACCACGCGGTCACTGCCAAAGACGACAACACCTTCAGCGACTGCTCGGAGCAGGTGAACTTCGACTCGGAGGACTCCTCCTGTCTGCCCGAAGACCTCAGCCTCTCCAAGCAGCTCAAGATCCACGTCAAGGAGGAGCCCGCCGAGGAGGCCGAGGAGGAGGCCCCCGAGGCCCGCGCCGCCCCCAAGGACGCCGGCTCCAGCAAGGACGCCAGCCTGTGGCCCTGCGAGAAGTGCGGCAAGACGTTCACGGCGCACAAGCAGCTGGAGCGGCACCAGGAGCTGCTGTGCTCCGTGAAGCCCTTCATCTGCCACGTGTGCAACAAAGCCTTCCGCACCAACTTCCGGCTCTGGAGCCACTTCCAGTCGCACATGTCTCAGGCCACGGAGGACTCGGCGCATAAGGACTCGGAGGCCTGCCCCGTGCCCACAAACTCTCCGTCCCCGCCCCCGCTGCCCCCGCCTCCGCCGCTGCCCAAGATCCAGCCCCTGGAGCCCGACAGCCCCACGGGAGTGGCCGAAAACCCAGCGCCCGCTGCGGAGAAACTGTTTGTGCCCCAGGAGTCCGACACGCTCTTCTACCACGCGCCCCCCCTTTCTGCGATCACCTTTAAGAGACAGTTCATGTGTAAACTGTGCCACAGGACATTCAAGACGGCTTTCAGCCTCTGGAGTCACGAACAAAGCCACAACTGA